The window ttgttttattcttttttttttggtcgaaaatctttgttttgttctataaacatttttttgctATAAACATACATTTAGCTAATCTACAAATGCAAATGTGCATCACCTAACAGTTTATAAACTACAACAGTCTTTCATTATTTCTCCATTCCATaactaacaataaaataatGACAAACTACGGCGCCATTTCGACGTCGTCTCACGGTTCCCCGGTGGTGGATCTCGACTCAGTCTCACGCGTCAAACAACAAATCAAAGACGGGCTCGCCACGCGCCGCCCATGGAGAGTGATGTTCGACTTCCACTCCGTGGGGATCCCTCGCAGCCTCTCAGACGCTTTCTCAAGAATCAAGAAGAACCTCGTCTACTTTCAGACGAACTACGCGATCGTCTTCTTGGTCGTGATCTTCCTAAGCCTCATCAAGCATCCCACGTCGCTCATCGTCTTGACCGTGTTGGTCTTTGTCTGGATCTTCCTCTACTTCCTCCGCGACGAGCCTATCAAGCTGTTTAGTTATCAGGTCGATGATAAGACGGTCTTGGTTTGTTTATCGGTGATAACTATCGTTTTGTTGTTCTTGACCAACGCGACGCTTAATATAGCTGGTGCGTTGTTGATCGGAGCTGTGTTGGTTTTGATACATGCGGTTGTTAGGAAGACGGATGATCTCTTCTTGGATGAAAAAGCGGCGATGGCTGAGACTCTTGCCTGACGTCATGGCCGTCGACATGAaccgattgattgattgatctTGAACTTTTCATGTGTCGATTTTAGTtttgtatattatattatttttcttgttttatcatTTGATATGTGataataacttttaatttattatattggTGTGAGTTTGGTTTGGGAGTTGAGACTTCTTTCTCATTTGTTTTGGGTGACGAACGTTATTACGAGTTTGAAGTCTGAACTCTGAACCATTCTAAATTGTTACAAGGTTTGTTAAATATAAAATCCAAGACTCAGGAATTGTTGAGTACTCATTTACTCTCAAGCAATGAGTTGGACTAGTCCACCGAAAATAACACAAACCAACTGATTAATGAGACTATAAATTTCTCGAGCTAGTTCAATAATGTAGGTCCTTGTTTTTTCCTCTTTGGCCTGCATAAGTACAGACTACTTAGTTTTGATGACATTTCTAAACCTGGGCTCGTGGACCAATACGGTGAAACCACGAATCCCAGTTACTGAAAAATTAACATTTCAACATCGTTAGAAACATGAGAGACCGACATGTGGTAATACGTGAATAGTCTTGACCATTTATGTGGGGTTTGGATAccctatataattaaaaaaagatgaCCTTTCTAAGCTTATCTTATCTCAAATTATGAATCTATTTTCAAATGATTCTCTTTAGGAATAATAACTGTAGTAATAAGTTATCAAAAGAAGAAGTCATCAACAACACTATACAAAAaccccacaaaaaaaaaacataatatagtgttgtttataaactaaaaaaaaaaaaaattctcatatTCCCTTTTTGCATCATGTAAAGTTTTTACATGTAATTCATCTTTTGGTTCAAAGTTAGGAAAGGGGACCGAAAGCTCACATGTGTGTACATTTTGTTAGGCCCTGTCAAAACCCCATGAAAGTTCAGAAAATTAACTTAAAATCAAAAAAGTCATTATGAAGCCCAAAACGGAGAGTAGATTTTGGATCAAGACTTTAATAAAGGCCCAACATAAGCCCATTGGACTCCAAAAGAAGGCCATTGTCTATATTTACATATCATCTCCCAACGCCGGCGATTATTACCACCGTCAACCTCGCCGCCGGCCAGAGAGAAAAATGGCGGCGTATCACCAACCGTACTACGTCTACAATCCTCATCCTCTTCCGCAACTCGCCGACGAACCTGGGGCGATCAACACACTCTTCGTCTCCGGCTTGCCTGACGACGTCAAGGCTCGTGAGATCCACAACCTCTTCCGCCGTCGTCCCGGATTCGAGTCTTCACAGCTCAAGTACACCGGACGCGGCGACCAGGTTATGTACTTCCCCCAGAACTCGTGTTAGAGGAAAGATGGATACTTTATGATTCTGTTAATGTCTTAAAGTTATTGAAAGTACTTATTTTTATTCGTTATGAGTGTTTCAGGTTGTTGCGTTTGCAACGTTCTCGAGTCATGGGTTCGCTATGGCTGCAATGAATGAGCTAAATGTGAGCTTCACTTTGATCGAACTTGTGACTTGATAGTGATATGTTATAGTGTAGTCTTTTTACACAGGGTGTGAAGTTTGATCCTCAGACAGGATCGACTCTGCATATAGAAGTAGCTAGATCAAACTCTAGAAGGAAAGAAAGGCCAGGTATGCGTATACATACATACACTTTACTCTGTGCTTGTCTTGCTATTGAGTGAGTAAGTAGTAGAAGACGATGAGTAAGTAAACCGTATATGTGAACAGGAAGTGGGCCTTATGTGGTAATTGATAACAGAAACAAGGAACCATCTAAATCTCAGGACGGCCAGAGTGGTGAAGGTTGATAATGTTGTTCTGGTTACCTTGTAAATTTTCTTAGTTGTAAGTTCGTGTTTCTGATTAATCTTTTGATACATTTAGGGGAAAGCGATCCTGATGAGGCGGAGGAACCGGGGAATAGCAATTCTCCAAAGGGAAACGATAGTACCAAAAGGTTTGAAAAGTGCATTTAGAAGCTTTGGTTTTTTAGTCTTATATATCAGAAGCAGGAGACTAATGTATATACTGATATCTTATTGCTAATTTACAGCGAAGTGGACTCTGATCAAGATAGTAAAGCACCACCTACTAGTGTAAGTACATTCCAAATCTAATCTATCAACCAGTTTCTTGCTATCTTTAGTCCGGTGAAGATTAGGAAAATCTCAAATTGTTACTTCCATATAGCCTTGTTTATGGTTCAAAAGACACATTGCTAACAGGGGCATTTGGAAAAAGCATTTGAAGGAGGTTCTGGTGCTCGACCATGTTCCACCTTGTTTATAGCCAATCTAGGGCCTAATTGTACAGAAGATGAACTCAAACAACTCCTGTCTAGGTAACATTATGCAATAACTTAAACTTAAAGCATTAGAATTTCTATATTTCTTGAAGTATTATTGGTTTTGTAAAATTAATTGATCTGTGATCTCTCTGCTAGGTATCCTGGTTTCAATATTCTGAAAATCCGAGCAAGAGGCGGAATGCCAGTTGCATTTGCTGATTTTGAGGTATCAGTTGCTACTACTtgcttatgattttttttttgtctttgcaGTCTTTATAAATCTCACTAATTACAGGAAATTGAACAAGCGACTTATGTCATGAATGATCTTCAAGGCAACCTCCTATCGTCTTCAGACCGAGGCGGCATGCATATAGAGTAGTTTTTTCTTGCATTTTCTCGATTACTTTCAAATTTCTCATTTTTCTAGATTGTCACCCtttggtttttgtttcttctagATATGCAAGATCCAAGATGAGGAAACAGTAGAAGATTCTCATAAACAGTAAGCCTAGCTTCCGAGAACATGATTGAGGGATCATAAGCAAAGGAACATgtgtttcttatttttaaagtcACCACTAGTTTAATTGTTGTCATGAAGATGGGTCATTCTATGCTGACACTTcgaaatatgtgtatatatttatcTAGCCAAAGATTACTCAAGACTCCAAGATTTTTACTGTTAAAGATCTTAAAATCTTGTGTTGGATATTTCTGTGCATATGCAGATGATCTTGGATAGAGTGAATCAAGTTCTTGGTCTTGTCATGGTCCCCTGAAGGTCAATTAATCACTGCCCCCACCCATGTCCTCTCCAGTTTTGGGCTTTTctttgtgtgtgtatatatagcATCTTATCTTTGTTCAATTGAGAAATAAATGTTGATTGGTGATGCGGATAGGCAGAAAAGATACCCCAAGGCAAGGACCCAATGCATCACTGTATTGGCAGGCAACTCAGTTTTTCATGCATCATTATTACATTGGCAAAGACTTGCACTGTCGTGCTTGTAAGGAAAGCCTTCAgtgttttgttttctcttgTTCCTCTCTCTGTGTGTACACACTGCATAACAAATCTCTTGACCCTCCAAAACCAATAATTCAAATTCAAAAGAAGATTGAAGCCTCTACTTGTTTTGTCATTTTGTAATCATTTCCTTTTCCCaaaaaacaatttcaagttCCTTGATAACATATATAGcaactgtttttttctttcatcttACCCGctatacaaacaaaaataacaaaGGAGTCAGAGAAAAAAAAGCTTTCTTCCCAGCTTTGGACCACATTACTGAAAACAGGGGGCCCTATCATAAGACACTTCTATCTGATTTTACTCTCTTAATCCTTTTAGTATTGCTTGTTGTGGTTGTTTAGTTCCAACCTCTGGCCTCTTTCCTTTTCCCTTAAAGCTAGTCTTGGCGTTTCAACAGACAGCCTTTCACTGAACCTATCTGACCCATACCCATCTTTTGTTAGCTGACCGCTACTGTAATGTTCCGCCCACAACCGCCCGCTTCTGTTGCCTGCCTCTGAGCCTGGAGTTGAGCAGTAGTTCCCATCCATTATCATATCTCCTTCCAGTATACGCAACACCTTTTAGAATTGACCAGACCATTTATTAGTATCATCAGAAAGTTTTGAATCATCCTGAAAATAAAGAGTGTGACTGCAAGGGTTTTACCTGAGACATGCGTGGCCTCAAATGTGGGTCTCTACGTATGCACAAGGAAGCTGCATGAAGCATACAAATGACCTCACTTTCTACAAAACAGTCCCCAAGCTTTGGATCTATAAGTTCTTCTACAGCATATTCTTCAAGTAGTGGACGTGCCTGAGATCACAAGCAACAAGCAACAAGCATCAGTACTATTTTACTTTGCTGAATAATTAAAATGTGAATTCATTCATTACCCATTCAGTGAGGCATTGCTGGCCTTTCGGCATAGTAATGTCAATGGCTTTGCGGCCAGTGACTAGCTCAACTAAAACAACCCCGAACGAGTAGACATCCGCTTTCTCTGTGATCTGCCCGCTTTGAGCGTACTCTGGAGCTAAATAGCTGCACAACCACAACATACTTTCCTTTTAGCAACAGTTTGAAGTTTCAGGACGAATATGATAGCTTTAAGTTGTTGTCTGTCTCACCCGAAGGTTCCTATCACTCGTGTTTCTACACCTAGTTCTCCATCAGGCTGCCATCTCGCTAGACCAAAATCTCCGACCTGATAGAATTTTAAACAGCGGTCTTAGGACCAACGAGCATATGAAACAACCATGTGTTGTTATAATGAACGACCAATACCAGTGGCTCGTTATCATGAGTGATGAGGATGTTGTTAGGACGCATGTCTCTGTGGACAATACAACCAACTCTGCACTCTTCATGAAGATACCGAAGACCTCTTGCAGCTCCAACAGCAATCTTTTGCCGTGCTGGCCACTCCAGTGTCTCCCTTTGACGACCTGGATAAGAGATTGATACTTAGCAAAACATTCTCTTTACACAAGCTTAAATGGAAATGTTAGGAATCATTACCGTATAGATGGGAGTCAAGTGAGCCATTGCATATGTACTCATAAACCAAGAGCCGTCTCCTGTCTTCAATGCAGAAACCAATTAGCATAACAACGTTCCTATGCTGAGCACAGCTGAGAACTTCAACTTCGGAACAAAACTCTACATCCCCTTGAGAACTCGCCAGTTTGTGCTGCTTAACCGCAACTACCTGGCCTTCCGGTAGTACACCACGATGAACAGAACCATATCCACCTTCTGCCAAGAAGTTAGCCTGTGAGAACCCACCAGTCGCAAGCTCTAGCTCAGCGTATGAAAACAGCCTAGGTGGTTTCCCAAACACCGGCGCCTTGTGCTGGCAGATGGAACAAAGAGGAGGCGGGCCAGGAGGAGCATTCCGAGAGAGTGATATTGCATCTCTCACGTTCCCACTAAACTCCAGATCAATCCTTCTACTAGAGGACAAACCAGCTTCTACATCAAGCTTAGAGAACTTCTCAAGCAAAGCCTTTGTTGTGGATATTTGAGCCCTGTCATCGGCGTCTAGGGATGAATGGCGATGTGTGCTAACATATTCTGATATCCACGGCTGGAATCTCATACTTGTAGACGCTAGTGATTGACTTTCGCTATCTGTTTCGGAGGCGGAATCATCGTTCTCCTTGATGACCAATGCTCCATCCTTCTTCATGTACCCACTCGTTTCCAAAGTGAAGAACGGTGAAGTTCCTGGGTCAGAGCTTGACACTGATGAAGTCCCAGCTTCTGTGCTTGTGAATGGTGTCCCCAGCTCAGGGCTGCTAGTGGGAGTTACAGGTAGGTCTCTGTTAGAATCTGACGATCCTTTTGTGTTCTTTGTGTCTTTTTCAGATGCTGCTTCTTGTCCGGTTGGTAAAGAAGGAGAGCCTTTCTCAGCAACCTTCCTAGGCGATCCAACTAAATTTAAGCGCAGGACTTTTGCCTGAGAACGCTTCATCACCACGATGTTGCATTGCAATTCATCCATACACCGTTTCTCTTCCTGCTTGAGGtgtctgtaaaaaaaaaatcacagtgTAAGTtgggaaaataaatataattgttcAGCCACAAAACTAAAGGAAAGTAGATTATTACTTGTCTAGCACTACCCAGTTAGCTTCTGCTTTCTTAGACTCAGCAGCAACTGCTCCATAGGGTGATCCAGAAACAATCTTAATCTTGACATTTATCTATAGTAACCATAAACAACCATAACAAATAAATATGAGAAAGATGTGATGCTTTCATGAGAGCTAAACATGTATGCTATAAGAGCAAAAACCTTATTGGGATCATAGACATCATGAAGCTGGAGAATCATTTGGGAACAAGTGTCAGTGAGATCACTTTTAATCGCTGGAAGTGCTTCAGAATGTGGTTTGCGGTGACCACTTGCACAATCTCCAGCAAACATAGGGAAACTCCTAGTGAAACCCCAGAGTTTTCTTCCTACACATTCATCAGAAAATAAAATACGAGAAGAATaaacagagaaaacaaaacatCCAAAGAGAGATAAGCCAAGGCAAGAAAAAGTACCGGAGTTTTGAGAAGGGACAACAACGATGAGCGTGATGCAATCCCCAGGCTGAGCAACATGAGTCAAAGCCCAAATCAAAGCTGTCTTTGGAATCTCCCTAGAGGCTTTAACAGCGACGATAACCTTCTCAGCCCCATCAGATACTAGAGGCTTTTCCTGCTTCCCTCGCTTCAGTAAACGACTCATTTAAGAATGCAAGAAAGTTTCTTGGCCCTCTTTTTGTATGTCTTTTATAACACAAAGGTAACAGGATTCTTCTAGCTTTGCATTATTTAGCAACTGCCCCCACACCAAGAAAAGACTCTCTCCCTTTGCAGATGAATACAAAAACTCACAAACTTGACAACAACACCTCTTCCTTCCACATAGAACGGATTCAACTCAGAGTCAAAAGCTTATTACAGcctcttgattttttttaaatctgacAACAACAAAGGAACACAAAGAGCGAAAATCTTCTTTGAGCAGACAAGACACGAGGAGATTCCACCCTTTCAAAAAGCTGTCCACAACTTCAAAACTCCACCTGTAAAATAACACAAAATGAAGCAGAAAGATTGTGACTGAAGAATCAAAGAGAGAAGACtctgaagaaagaaagaaaaaatcaaaatggttAGAGAATTAAAAACCTCAAAATCCTTCATTAAAATACTTAAAACTAGAAGAGAATGGAGaattttaaaaacgaatttcaagGAGAATGATAAGGAAATTTTCCAGCGATTcaactaataaaaccaaagagAACGGACAAGAGGattaaatacattttaatttatttgtcaCAAACTGccagcagaagaagaagaagaagattataataacatttactagcgataaataaacaaaacaaccaGCTAAGCTTTCTCTCATGAATTTCACCGCCTATGAAAACGATTTCAACCAAATAAGTGAAAAAGGAGAGAGTGAGACCAgacgagaagaagaaacataGGAGAAAATGAAATTACCAGAAGAAGCATtgattgtgtgtgtgtgtctgtcttcAAGCTTCGTCTCTCCTTTCACTATCAAAGCACAGAACACTACAGATGAAATCCAATTACTGGTGATAATAAGTAAACCGCCAAGGAGAAAGAAGATGTGAAAtacagcttcttcttttttttttttttaagggtttttgGGTTTAGCCTTCTCTAGTAACAACAAAATAACTATCTTTCTAGTCCTACTAAATAATGCAGGCagccccctctctctctctctctctgttttattACTGTTATTTATTGTGTCTTTTCCAATGctgtttttgtttcattttaatatgcaatttaatgttttaactttaaaaaaataatactaatatgattatgtttgaaattttgaatgATTTCGGCTAAAAGTTATAGTTAATCCCAGAGCATTGGTTATGAACTTATGACTAATGTTTAAGAAATTGTTAAGTGGTAATTAGACAATTTATAAAGATCTAATGATTAGACAGGCGTCTACACTCATTTTTTAAACACTTATaggctgattttttttttaaaaagtatagttaaattgtttttatttgtcTTCGATTTACTACCAAATGGACCACTTAAACATCGTGTAAACTGATTTTGAGAAAGCTGGTTAATATACTAAAGTGGACTTGttacttttaattaaaactgCTTCAGTTTTATCAGTTCCTCGTTGACCAAACTCCTGCAATTGAACTCTAAAAACTTTCCCTATTGTTCCAATTATATGTTGGTTTATAATTTTGGACTATATTATATCAACTGGTTAGATGATTGTTCGTCTAATTCATTCTGCTGGTTAGAGATGAATGGACCGTTGTCCTCGTTGGATTTTGGAGAGACGTTGTCCCAGTTGGTTTACCCTTGGGAAGCTTAGACTACCTTTATTGGTCCCATTTTGAATGAGCTCAAtctaaaagttaaaattcaaaaaaatatttactaataCAAAGTAAACTATAGCTTTTGTGTGGGATTAATAAGCAGTGctgttaataaaatttataaattgtcTCCGAAAACCTTATTTCACTTGTAGATATTTATCAAGTATTTACTAATAACATGAGTTTGAGATTGCTTATTTTTAGTTCCAAAATTGCTTGAACTGAAAGTAACCAATTTTGTGCTCTTTATCGCTTTTCTCCTTTATTAGAAATTAGTAGTATATCGTATACATATCTATAAGTTATAACGACTCTTTagtttgaatttaaatttttgtagcTTTGTGACCATCTTTCAGATCTCCTAAACACCCTCTCGACGACAGACCTCGGGAAACGAATCGACGTCGTTGTATATGACAAATTTGAATCAAATGCAGTCTCCATCTCCTAAACGTGGGTTTCCAAACAAGTGCGTTGTCACAGCCGACAGGTCTGACTAAACAAATACTCGTACTATTAATTACGTTGATTTTAAGATTCAATAGTATACTATTATTTCAAACCGTTCAAATTTAAACGAGACAACACTCTGCTCTTTTTAAAAACGAACGAGACAATACTTGTTCTTTatacaaatgaaaataaattccTTGAAAAGAACCGTGATTGGGTTTTTGCATGGATTAAGTTGGATCGGATTATATAGAAATTAGAAAATACGGaagttaattaaaatttataataatgtgTGAATAGACGAAATAAAAAGGTAATGGTCCAAAATATGTGTCAAGTATAGAACAGAGCACAATCACAGGTAGTTCAGACTCGAGTGTCACGTAGTAATCCTTCGTGGGTCCGTCCAACCCCAACCATCGCACTAATCATTACTACCTTTCTAATTTCACCAATTTTATTCTTTTCCTtattacaaaattttcataataatattaaaaatctttAGATCTTGTGGTCctctaacaaaattttcacgATGCATGATCCCACGGTATCTCTGgatacaaaaatgataactgtGATCTATCATTTATTTGCTCTAATGATTTGTGGGAACATGTTACATACCTTTTTGGATTTCAAAtgcatttagaagataattgaATGTTTAGCTTATTGTTTGAAACTAATTAGTGTATTGATTAACTGAAATGATTAGTTTCGGTACTGGTTTATATTTCTGTATATAGGTCATCACATCATCAACGGCGGCCAGTGCCGTCACTGCTTCAGTCAGCCTCCTCCTGTCACACTACCACCCACATATtactactatattttaatgtttttttgggTCAACAACTATATACATTATTGCATAATATATTAAACCAACTATAGACATTACTGTAGAATTCACGAATTAATAATACTTAAGAATGTGAAAGAATAATAGCTTCTACAGAAACGACATTTAGCTCGGGGTAGGTGCCGGCATGAGTATGTATGTATGATGTACGCAAAGACAATTAACTTTACTAATCTAATGTTAATAATTAGCCACCGGTTATTACTCAACTCTCATAGTAAAAACAGAAATTTTATACTTTCTAAGTAGTAAACAAAcacatttgattatttttttaatacagaACAAAGTCTGCTTAACACACTTCGAAGCAGTACATTGTTTCCTGTTCCTCGAGTCCTCGACTtacattattaataatttaatacacGATCAAATAATAAAGTTTCATAGTTTGTGCGGTGATATTGTCCGTAATGACATATCAACTTTTTGCAAATATGGTTTAATTAAACAGAGTGCATCGTGCGGGGAATTTTTCTTTAAGAATTTACATGCATGTATTAATAAGACGTAATGCATTGTTTTGTCGCATTCCTTATTATATTGTATGTCTCCTTAATTAATTGATCACATAAGTtgtttagaccatctccaatgtattttgctattttcaacTCTAAAATAAggaaattttataataaaagtgAGATATGCTCCAATATATTTccctaaaatagcaatctctaaaatatagagtaaaaaatagagatatctattatagaggaagaaatagaggtgAGTTAGAGCAATTTtacctctaaatgctattatagaggtgaaaataactATGGATTGAAGATGCTTTTAGAGACAATGACCCTAAATTTAATCGCCTAGCTCGTGACCTATGTTGCTAGCGACCCATCAGTTGCTAGGGAattttatttaacaatttacatGCACGTATTAATAACACGTAATACATTGTTTCGTCGCATTCGTTCTTATATTGTATGTCTACTTAGTTAATTAATCGTACATAATTGTTTAGAGACAATGACCCTAAATTTAATCGCCTAGCTCGTAACCTATGTTGCTAGCGACCCATCGGCTGTATTGGGACACTAATAGTTTAGTGTATTTTTGCAACCCACAGAAACTGAAACCCTCAAGCAACCAGGATTCTGTAATTGTGTGTTTTCACTTTTTCATAATGATACTGGCTCATGAATTGTCTCTTCCATCATTAAAACTGTGTgtgtttttgttcttctttcaAGGTTGCGTATTAATTTTACTAATGGATTTCttcaattccgaggaaaaatgcATTTAAGTTCTTCAGAACGGTAACAtacatttattatcattttgagTAAAAACCAATAAATAAATGTAAGTGTAATTAATTATTGTACCATGTAcctctttattattatttttttgtgtgcACAGTCATGTACCTCCTAAATTCATTTTTGGGTCTTCGTAAACTAAAATGGCAAGAACAATtcagttgcacaaaaaaaaaag is drawn from Brassica rapa cultivar Chiifu-401-42 chromosome A05, CAAS_Brap_v3.01, whole genome shotgun sequence and contains these coding sequences:
- the LOC103870104 gene encoding uncharacterized protein LOC103870104 isoform X1; protein product: MKPKTESRFWIKTLIKAQHKPIGLQKKAIVYIYISSPNAGDYYHRQPRRRPERKMAAYHQPYYVYNPHPLPQLADEPGAINTLFVSGLPDDVKAREIHNLFRRRPGFESSQLKYTGRGDQVVAFATFSSHGFAMAAMNELNGVKFDPQTGSTLHIEVARSNSRRKERPGSGPYVVIDNRNKEPSKSQDGQSGEGESDPDEAEEPGNSNSPKGNDSTKRFENEVDSDQDSKAPPTSGHLEKAFEGGSGARPCSTLFIANLGPNCTEDELKQLLSRYPGFNILKIRARGGMPVAFADFEEIEQATYVMNDLQGNLLSSSDRGGMHIEYARSKMRKQ
- the LOC103870105 gene encoding inactive protein kinase SELMODRAFT_444075; this translates as MSRLLKRGKQEKPLVSDGAEKVIVAVKASREIPKTALIWALTHVAQPGDCITLIVVVPSQNSGRKLWGFTRSFPMFAGDCASGHRKPHSEALPAIKSDLTDTCSQMILQLHDVYDPNKINVKIKIVSGSPYGAVAAESKKAEANWVVLDKHLKQEEKRCMDELQCNIVVMKRSQAKVLRLNLVGSPRKVAEKGSPSLPTGQEAASEKDTKNTKGSSDSNRDLPVTPTSSPELGTPFTSTEAGTSSVSSSDPGTSPFFTLETSGYMKKDGALVIKENDDSASETDSESQSLASTSMRFQPWISEYVSTHRHSSLDADDRAQISTTKALLEKFSKLDVEAGLSSSRRIDLEFSGNVRDAISLSRNAPPGPPPLCSICQHKAPVFGKPPRLFSYAELELATGGFSQANFLAEGGYGSVHRGVLPEGQVVAVKQHKLASSQGDVEFCSEVEVLSCAQHRNVVMLIGFCIEDRRRLLVYEYICNGSLDSHLYGRQRETLEWPARQKIAVGAARGLRYLHEECRVGCIVHRDMRPNNILITHDNEPLVGDFGLARWQPDGELGVETRVIGTFGYLAPEYAQSGQITEKADVYSFGVVLVELVTGRKAIDITMPKGQQCLTEWARPLLEEYAVEELIDPKLGDCFVESEVICMLHAASLCIRRDPHLRPRMSQVLRILEGDMIMDGNYCSTPGSEAGNRSGRLWAEHYSSGQLTKDGYGSDRFSERLSVETPRLALREKERGQRLELNNHNKQY
- the LOC103870104 gene encoding U2 small nuclear ribonucleoprotein B'' isoform X2, with product MKPKTESRFWIKTLIKAQHKPIGLQKKAIVYIYISSPNAGDYYHRQPRRRPERKMAAYHQPYYVYNPHPLPQLADEPGAINTLFVSGLPDDVKAREIHNLFRRRPGFESSQLKYTGRGDQVVAFATFSSHGFAMAAMNELNGVKFDPQTGSTLHIEVARSNSRRKERPGSGPYVVIDNRNKEPSKSQDGQSGEGESDPDEAEEPGNSNSPKGNDSTKSEVDSDQDSKAPPTSGHLEKAFEGGSGARPCSTLFIANLGPNCTEDELKQLLSRYPGFNILKIRARGGMPVAFADFEEIEQATYVMNDLQGNLLSSSDRGGMHIEYARSKMRKQ
- the LOC103870104 gene encoding uncharacterized protein LOC103870104 isoform X3 — encoded protein: MKPKTESRFWIKTLIKAQHKPIGLQKKAIVYIYISSPNAGDYYHRQPRRRPERKMAAYHQPYYVYNPHPLPQLADEPGAINTLFVSGLPDDVKAREIHNLFRRRPGFESSQLKYTGRGDQVVAFATFSSHGFAMAAMNELNTGSTLHIEVARSNSRRKERPGSGPYVVIDNRNKEPSKSQDGQSGEGESDPDEAEEPGNSNSPKGNDSTKRFENEVDSDQDSKAPPTSGHLEKAFEGGSGARPCSTLFIANLGPNCTEDELKQLLSRYPGFNILKIRARGGMPVAFADFEEIEQATYVMNDLQGNLLSSSDRGGMHIEYARSKMRKQ
- the LOC103870103 gene encoding PRA1 family protein F3, with protein sequence MTNYGAISTSSHGSPVVDLDSVSRVKQQIKDGLATRRPWRVMFDFHSVGIPRSLSDAFSRIKKNLVYFQTNYAIVFLVVIFLSLIKHPTSLIVLTVLVFVWIFLYFLRDEPIKLFSYQVDDKTVLVCLSVITIVLLFLTNATLNIAGALLIGAVLVLIHAVVRKTDDLFLDEKAAMAETLA
- the LOC103870104 gene encoding U2 small nuclear ribonucleoprotein B'' isoform X4, which translates into the protein MKPKTESRFWIKTLIKAQHKPIGLQKKAIVYIYISSPNAGDYYHRQPRRRPERKMAAYHQPYYVYNPHPLPQLADEPGAINTLFVSGLPDDVKAREIHNLFRRRPGFESSQLKYTGRGDQVVAFATFSSHGFAMAAMNELNTGSTLHIEVARSNSRRKERPGSGPYVVIDNRNKEPSKSQDGQSGEGESDPDEAEEPGNSNSPKGNDSTKSEVDSDQDSKAPPTSGHLEKAFEGGSGARPCSTLFIANLGPNCTEDELKQLLSRYPGFNILKIRARGGMPVAFADFEEIEQATYVMNDLQGNLLSSSDRGGMHIEYARSKMRKQ